CGATGTCAGGAAGAGCGGTGGTTATGAGCTTAAGCTTGCTGGAGCCAGCGACTATTCCTCCAGGACGGGCTTCCAAGTTTTGTCCGGGTTGAACCGCTCCATCTTCCTGAATTCCTCGAGAGTGGTCGGCCCAAAATCCTTCTGGTAGACGACACCGTCGTCACTGACGATGAAGGTCATTACGCCAGTCTCGCCGTACTCGGCCGGCGCAGCAACCAGCGCAAAGCCACCGATCATCACACCTTTCACCACGAAAT
Above is a genomic segment from Terriglobales bacterium containing:
- a CDS encoding DUF2950 family protein, producing AQRIISTPGKQDGLAWQNPDGTWGGPIGEKVARAIEQGYTSRSEPYRGYFFKILKGQGPAAPLGEMDFVVKGVMIGGFALVAAPAEYGETGVMTFIVSDDGVVYQKDFGPTTLEEFRKMERFNPDKTWKPVLEE